A portion of the Mesobacillus jeotgali genome contains these proteins:
- a CDS encoding spore coat protein: MADPKKPNGVPNSIIDLLVSDIFKKNGINTEDVKGKISNDQKQAIKDLVEDLSQQVDSFLNSSNTKKNSGNDK; the protein is encoded by the coding sequence ATGGCTGATCCTAAAAAACCGAACGGAGTGCCTAATAGTATTATTGATTTGCTTGTGAGTGATATTTTTAAGAAAAATGGTATCAATACTGAAGATGTTAAAGGGAAAATATCCAATGACCAAAAGCAAGCAATAAAGGATTTAGTAGAAGATTTAAGTCAGCAGGTAGACTCTTTCTTGAATTCAAGTAACACTAAGAAGAATTCCGGGAACGATAAGTAG
- a CDS encoding spore coat protein → MSEKWRALDHCDKGKDKCKDDGDTVLQDGDQFMKTEQHSYEWIIITDSEGVDVQTTDTQAAVSLQLGLQAAIAAVISITIGDTDRGNSVVQDIKQVMKNKQRNSQKTIIEHSKCVKVTTTDTDIAVNIQALLQILIAVVVKLDVL, encoded by the coding sequence ATGAGTGAAAAGTGGAGAGCATTGGACCACTGCGATAAAGGTAAAGACAAATGTAAAGATGACGGTGATACAGTTTTACAAGACGGCGACCAATTCATGAAAACCGAACAACATTCATATGAATGGATTATCATAACTGATTCTGAAGGCGTCGATGTACAAACAACTGATACTCAAGCAGCAGTTTCGTTGCAATTAGGTCTTCAGGCAGCAATTGCGGCGGTCATCAGCATCACCATCGGGGATACTGACCGTGGAAATTCAGTTGTTCAAGACATCAAGCAGGTTATGAAGAATAAGCAAAGAAATTCACAAAAAACAATCATTGAACATTCTAAGTGTGTAAAAGTCACTACAACTGATACTGATATTGCTGTAAACATTCAAGCCCTTCTTCAAATTCTCATTGCTGTAGTCGTTAAACTGGATGTCCTATAA
- a CDS encoding PAS domain-containing sensor histidine kinase → MRSSFPIFRAEEETVYNPNELLSLFLDCTADGFAIVDMEDRFVRINHMYTEIFGFTEEDLLGKTFHDFANPDFVPDIINQVKAGQAFTNMITQRFHKNGSMLDIAVSYSPFRNKQGEIIAIIAIYRDITKLVSMEQELHRTRELYELITENTSDMIKVIDKNKRILYASPSHGKVIGLQPDQVVGKNLSEFLTKEEDAILDIKLVEILETGEPQILRKRFTTCDQQSVYTEYNFSPIYNEKNEIESFVSVGRNITDRVKHEATIRNLDRLSVTGQLAAGVAHEIRNPLTALKGFSKLLQTCLDKEKQEDYLAIIMNELDRIDMIVNEFMSLAKPQAIEYVNEDLKKIMDSTIHIIQPQAILHNVQIIPSYPDGKIRLSCNPHQLKQVFLNFMKNAIESMSAGGNVVIGMQLKEKGKVLVSISDEGTGIESERLRYLGTPFYTTKEKGIGLGLTVSNKIIQEHKGSMKIVSEVDKGTTVFVELDCFEGDGSSAE, encoded by the coding sequence ATGCGTAGCAGTTTCCCGATATTTAGGGCAGAGGAAGAAACAGTCTATAATCCTAATGAATTGCTCAGTTTATTTTTGGATTGCACGGCTGATGGGTTTGCTATTGTCGATATGGAGGATCGCTTTGTAAGAATTAATCATATGTATACTGAAATATTCGGGTTTACAGAGGAAGATTTATTAGGAAAAACTTTTCATGACTTTGCAAATCCAGATTTCGTACCGGATATCATTAACCAGGTAAAAGCGGGGCAAGCTTTCACAAATATGATCACCCAGCGATTCCACAAAAATGGCTCAATGCTGGATATTGCCGTCTCCTACTCTCCCTTCCGGAATAAACAGGGTGAAATTATCGCCATCATTGCCATTTACCGTGATATCACCAAATTAGTAAGTATGGAGCAGGAGCTTCACCGGACACGTGAACTGTATGAGCTGATCACCGAGAACACGTCAGACATGATCAAGGTGATAGATAAAAATAAAAGGATTCTATACGCTTCTCCCTCACATGGAAAAGTGATTGGTTTGCAGCCGGACCAAGTGGTTGGCAAAAACCTGAGTGAATTTTTGACAAAAGAAGAAGATGCCATCCTTGATATAAAGCTGGTAGAGATTCTTGAAACGGGTGAACCACAGATTTTACGCAAAAGGTTTACGACTTGTGATCAGCAGTCTGTCTACACCGAATACAATTTCTCGCCAATCTACAACGAGAAAAATGAGATAGAGTCATTTGTGAGTGTTGGCAGGAATATTACAGACCGGGTCAAGCATGAAGCGACCATTCGAAATCTGGACAGGCTTTCTGTCACTGGGCAGCTGGCCGCGGGGGTGGCCCATGAAATCCGCAATCCGCTGACCGCATTGAAGGGTTTTTCTAAATTATTGCAGACATGCCTAGATAAAGAGAAGCAGGAGGATTATCTGGCAATCATTATGAACGAACTCGACAGAATCGATATGATTGTCAATGAGTTCATGTCATTAGCCAAACCGCAGGCAATCGAGTATGTAAATGAAGATTTGAAGAAGATCATGGACAGCACCATTCATATCATCCAGCCGCAAGCCATACTGCATAATGTTCAAATTATCCCATCCTATCCAGACGGGAAGATTAGGCTTTCCTGCAATCCCCATCAGCTTAAACAAGTGTTTTTAAATTTCATGAAAAATGCCATAGAATCTATGTCCGCTGGAGGAAATGTCGTGATCGGCATGCAATTGAAAGAGAAAGGAAAAGTGCTAGTAAGCATCTCTGACGAGGGTACAGGAATTGAATCAGAACGATTGCGCTACCTTGGAACTCCATTTTACACAACGAAAGAAAAAGGCATCGGCCTGGGGCTGACAGTGAGCAATAAAATCATCCAGGAACATAAAGGTTCGATGAAAATTGTCAGTGAAGTAGATAAGGGCACGACTGTCTTTGTAGAACTGGACTGTTTCGAAGGTGACGGCAGCTCTGCAGAATAA
- a CDS encoding ABC transporter permease subunit gives MNMFLHELKAYRKSTFVWTLSLVVLVVLFLSMFPSFSKDAEEFKRLLEGFPIELRKAIGLSVDSIATLIGFFSYSFLYLKLAGAIQAMNLGTSILSKETREKTADFLLTKPVTRTQVVTSKLLAALLSLVITNIVFIAATFLMASVVAGDNFNKEALFLISFSLFFIQLMFLALGFVISVIFPRIKSVISVSLGTVFGFFMLGMISSTADDEALRYLTPFNYFDSAYIMEHASYETVFIITGSLFCIAAVIVSYYIYTKKDVHSV, from the coding sequence ATGAATATGTTCCTTCATGAACTTAAGGCTTATCGCAAGTCGACATTTGTTTGGACCTTGTCCCTGGTGGTCCTGGTTGTTTTGTTCTTATCCATGTTCCCTTCTTTTTCAAAGGATGCAGAAGAGTTCAAGCGGCTGCTTGAAGGCTTCCCAATCGAGTTGAGAAAGGCAATTGGCCTGTCTGTGGACAGCATAGCGACATTGATTGGCTTTTTCTCATACTCGTTCCTGTATCTGAAGCTTGCGGGTGCCATCCAGGCAATGAATCTTGGAACCTCCATTTTATCGAAGGAAACGCGTGAAAAAACCGCAGACTTCCTGCTGACAAAGCCTGTGACCAGGACGCAAGTGGTCACTTCGAAGCTGCTGGCGGCCCTCCTTTCCCTCGTCATCACCAATATCGTTTTTATTGCAGCAACATTTTTGATGGCATCCGTTGTAGCTGGGGACAATTTTAACAAAGAAGCCTTATTCCTGATTTCATTTTCCCTCTTCTTCATCCAGCTAATGTTTTTGGCATTGGGCTTCGTCATTTCCGTTATTTTTCCTAGAATTAAATCGGTCATTTCGGTTTCACTTGGTACCGTTTTTGGATTTTTTATGCTCGGAATGATCAGTTCGACAGCCGATGATGAAGCATTGCGGTATTTAACACCTTTCAATTATTTTGACTCCGCGTATATCATGGAACATGCAAGCTATGAAACTGTTTTTATCATAACCGGGTCACTCTTTTGCATAGCTGCGGTGATTGTCAGCTATTATATTTACACAAAAAAGGATGTTCATTCCGTTTAG
- the hemY gene encoding protoporphyrinogen oxidase yields the protein MNEKKIIVVGGGITGLATAYYLQKEAREKQLPINVKLIEASDRLGGVISTEKRDGFIIERGPDSIIARKKSALRLIEEVGLQDKIISNTAGKSYIYARGRLHTMPEGSFMGIPTKVTPFALSGLFSPLGKIRAAGDFILPKDEPKADQSLGAFFRRRLGDEVVENLIDPLLSGIYAGDIDELSLMALFPNFYEIEQKHRSLVIGLNKSMPKLPKTAARKTGSKKGMFISLSTGLEELVHRVESRLDEGTVMKRMAVKKVEKTGASYKVHLESGEVEAADSVVITTDHFHAQRMLSDYSFMEPFKHMPANSVANVAMAFPKSVIEKDIDGTGFLVSRNSDFRITACTWTHKKWPGTSPEDMALLRCYVGKPDDQEAVELSDHQIVELVLRDLNKTMNITAKPEFTIVTRWRNAMPQYTVGHLERIAMVKTKLEQELPGIWLAGGSFEGVGIPGCIDQAEAAVKKVIDYLA from the coding sequence ATGAATGAAAAGAAAATCATCGTTGTGGGCGGCGGAATTACTGGGCTGGCGACTGCGTATTATCTGCAAAAGGAAGCGAGGGAGAAACAGCTGCCGATCAATGTGAAATTGATTGAAGCGAGTGATCGTCTTGGTGGTGTCATCAGTACCGAGAAGCGTGACGGTTTCATTATCGAAAGAGGGCCGGATTCAATCATAGCCAGAAAAAAGAGTGCTTTGAGATTGATAGAGGAAGTGGGTCTCCAGGATAAGATCATCTCGAACACTGCCGGAAAATCCTATATTTACGCACGGGGCAGGCTTCACACCATGCCGGAGGGGTCTTTCATGGGTATTCCCACCAAAGTAACACCTTTTGCGCTGTCGGGATTATTTTCACCCCTTGGGAAAATCCGGGCAGCGGGAGATTTTATTTTACCAAAAGATGAACCGAAAGCCGATCAGTCGCTTGGAGCTTTTTTCCGCCGCAGGCTTGGGGATGAAGTGGTCGAAAACCTGATAGACCCCTTATTATCAGGGATTTACGCGGGGGATATTGATGAGCTCAGTCTGATGGCTTTGTTCCCCAATTTTTATGAAATCGAACAGAAGCATCGCAGTCTGGTAATCGGGTTGAATAAGTCGATGCCTAAGCTTCCGAAAACTGCAGCCAGGAAGACGGGATCTAAAAAAGGGATGTTCATCTCATTGTCCACGGGGTTGGAGGAATTGGTCCACAGGGTAGAAAGTCGCCTGGATGAAGGGACGGTTATGAAGAGGATGGCTGTAAAAAAGGTAGAGAAGACAGGAGCATCCTATAAAGTTCATCTCGAATCTGGAGAGGTGGAAGCAGCAGACAGTGTTGTCATCACTACAGATCACTTCCATGCTCAGCGAATGCTGTCAGATTATTCATTTATGGAACCGTTTAAGCACATGCCTGCCAATTCTGTTGCAAATGTAGCGATGGCTTTTCCAAAATCGGTTATAGAGAAAGACATCGACGGAACAGGTTTCCTCGTTTCAAGAAACAGTGATTTCCGGATAACTGCCTGTACCTGGACGCACAAAAAGTGGCCCGGAACATCACCAGAGGATATGGCTTTGCTTCGCTGCTATGTTGGCAAACCAGATGACCAGGAGGCCGTCGAGTTATCGGATCACCAAATCGTTGAGCTGGTTTTAAGAGATTTGAATAAGACGATGAACATTACCGCTAAACCGGAATTCACCATTGTCACGAGATGGAGAAACGCGATGCCTCAATATACGGTTGGCCATCTTGAGAGAATCGCAATGGTAAAAACAAAACTTGAACAGGAGCTTCCAGGAATCTGGCTCGCCGGAGGTTCATTTGAAGGCGTTGGGATACCTGGCTGCATAGACCAGGCAGAGGCAGCTGTTAAAAAAGTAATCGACTATCTTGCATAA
- a CDS encoding TetR/AcrR family transcriptional regulator, whose protein sequence is MTSKFLSLNPEKQDRILNAALKEFAQKGYENASTNEIVKSAGISKGLLFHYFKNKKELYLYLYHHFTDVMAKEFFNELDFNERDIFERMKMLMILKNKLMARHPEVFDFMVAAAMEDAEEVKEILNNKNTELIQSSYSRLFEDIDTSKFREGVDIQRAINIIMWTLEGFSNQELEKAKVMNKGLHDFEESFTEAEVYVDMLKNAFYKIPSY, encoded by the coding sequence ATGACTTCAAAATTTTTAAGCTTGAACCCTGAAAAACAAGACCGGATTTTAAACGCAGCTTTGAAGGAATTTGCTCAAAAAGGATACGAAAATGCTTCCACGAATGAAATCGTTAAATCAGCAGGAATTTCAAAGGGCCTGCTTTTTCACTATTTTAAAAACAAGAAAGAGCTTTATCTGTACCTTTATCATCATTTTACCGATGTGATGGCAAAAGAATTCTTCAATGAACTGGATTTCAATGAACGTGATATTTTTGAGCGGATGAAAATGCTGATGATCTTAAAAAACAAACTGATGGCAAGACATCCGGAAGTATTCGACTTTATGGTGGCAGCCGCGATGGAAGACGCGGAAGAAGTTAAGGAAATATTGAATAACAAAAATACAGAGCTCATCCAGTCAAGCTACAGCCGATTATTCGAGGATATTGACACGTCCAAATTCAGGGAGGGAGTCGACATTCAGCGGGCCATTAACATCATCATGTGGACACTTGAGGGCTTTAGCAACCAGGAACTAGAAAAAGCAAAGGTAATGAACAAAGGGCTTCACGACTTCGAGGAATCTTTCACAGAAGCGGAAGTATATGTCGATATGCTTAAGAATGCCTTTTATAAAATACCCAGTTACTAA
- a CDS encoding ABC transporter permease subunit, producing MNLFKRELKANGKSLMIWCVGVIFMVASGMGKYSSLEGTGQSMNTLMADMPKSIQAIMGTGSLDLSTPIGYFGVLFLYLAMMAAIHAVILGSNIIAKEERDKTVEFLLVKPISRTRMITEKLSAALVNILAINLVTFASSVGMVLKYAEGQDIVGDITMLMIGMFILQLIFLAIGTATAAAFKNAKKATSLATGILLLLFISSIAIDLNEKLDKLKFLTPFKYFDARLVLEEGGFEPVYLVLSFSMLVGFTIFTFVFYRKRDMDI from the coding sequence ATGAATCTTTTTAAAAGGGAATTGAAGGCAAATGGTAAATCGCTGATGATTTGGTGCGTCGGCGTAATCTTCATGGTTGCATCCGGCATGGGGAAGTACTCAAGCCTCGAGGGGACCGGGCAATCGATGAATACGCTCATGGCCGATATGCCTAAATCGATTCAGGCAATCATGGGAACGGGGTCTCTTGATTTGTCGACACCAATCGGGTATTTTGGTGTCTTGTTCTTATACCTGGCAATGATGGCCGCTATCCATGCAGTGATTCTCGGCTCGAACATCATCGCCAAGGAAGAAAGGGACAAAACGGTTGAATTCCTGCTGGTCAAACCGATCTCCAGAACGAGGATGATTACGGAAAAGTTATCTGCCGCACTGGTGAATATCCTTGCTATCAATCTTGTTACTTTTGCTTCATCGGTCGGCATGGTACTGAAATATGCTGAAGGCCAGGATATCGTTGGGGATATTACGATGCTGATGATCGGAATGTTCATCCTGCAATTGATCTTCCTCGCCATTGGGACCGCAACTGCGGCTGCTTTTAAAAATGCCAAAAAAGCTACATCCCTCGCAACGGGAATTTTGCTTCTCCTTTTCATTTCGTCAATTGCAATTGATTTGAATGAAAAGCTGGATAAATTGAAGTTTCTCACTCCATTCAAATATTTTGACGCACGGCTAGTGCTGGAGGAAGGCGGTTTCGAGCCGGTGTACCTAGTATTGTCATTCTCTATGCTGGTTGGATTCACAATCTTTACCTTTGTATTTTACCGAAAAAGAGATATGGATATATAA
- the kynB gene encoding arylformamidase, producing MGDWIDISQVLKNDIPVWPGDTPFQYKVSWGMEESGSVNVGQVTMSTHTGTHIDAPFHFESGGKRVIDLDFNLYIGSALVIHVKRPASIGVKELEGIDLQGVKRLLIRTDAWQDKSLFPESIPPVEPELAAYLAGKGVQLLGLDLPSVDPLESKELNAHHELNNQEIHILEGLVLDKIEPGEYELAALPLPLEQGDGSPVRAIIRKRE from the coding sequence ATGGGAGACTGGATTGATATTTCGCAGGTTTTAAAGAATGACATTCCCGTTTGGCCAGGAGACACACCGTTTCAATATAAAGTGAGCTGGGGAATGGAAGAAAGCGGCTCGGTTAATGTCGGGCAGGTAACGATGAGCACACATACGGGCACACATATTGATGCGCCATTTCATTTTGAAAGCGGTGGCAAAAGGGTTATTGATCTCGATTTTAACCTTTATATCGGTTCTGCGCTCGTCATTCATGTGAAGAGGCCTGCCAGTATAGGAGTGAAAGAGCTGGAGGGCATTGATTTGCAGGGTGTCAAGCGCCTGCTGATCAGAACCGATGCTTGGCAGGATAAAAGCTTGTTCCCGGAATCCATTCCGCCTGTCGAACCGGAATTGGCGGCTTATCTTGCCGGAAAGGGAGTACAGCTCCTGGGGCTGGATTTGCCATCGGTTGATCCTTTGGAAAGCAAGGAACTGAACGCGCACCATGAATTGAACAACCAGGAAATTCATATTCTTGAAGGCCTGGTACTGGATAAAATCGAACCCGGGGAATATGAGCTCGCAGCACTTCCGCTGCCGCTGGAACAAGGCGACGGAAGTCCTGTCAGGGCCATAATCCGCAAAAGAGAATAA
- the kynU gene encoding kynureninase: MKPYSFETSADFAEKLDREDILAGFREEFYLKPDSIYLDGNSLGLLSKRAEQTLLESLADWRELGIDGWMDGKHPWFYLSEKLGELTAPLVGALPEEVIVSGSTTVNLHQLVATFYKPEGKRTKILADELNFPSDIYALQSQLRIHGYDPDSHLVRVKSKDGRFLDEDDIIEAMTEEIALVVLPTVLYRSGQILDMERLTRAAHERGILIGFDGCHSIGAIPHSFSAWGVDFAYWCNYKHLNGGPGAVAGLYVNSKHFGEKPGLAGWFGSRKDKQFDMEHILMPAENAGAYQIGTPHVLSLAPLLGSLEMFVEAGIQNIREKSLRINRYLMDLILHELGDAGFKIGSPVEDFRRGGHISLEHEEAARICKALKEKGIIPDFRAPNIVRLAPVALYTSYTDVWNAVQILKEIMNNKSYEKFSNERGVVA; the protein is encoded by the coding sequence ATGAAGCCTTATTCTTTTGAAACTTCTGCGGACTTTGCTGAGAAGCTTGATCGCGAAGATATACTTGCAGGTTTTCGGGAAGAGTTTTACTTAAAGCCTGATTCAATCTATCTAGACGGGAACTCGCTTGGACTTCTATCCAAGCGGGCTGAGCAGACACTGCTTGAATCTTTGGCTGACTGGCGCGAGCTTGGTATCGATGGCTGGATGGATGGCAAGCATCCCTGGTTCTATTTGTCTGAAAAACTAGGTGAATTGACAGCACCGCTTGTTGGCGCATTACCAGAAGAAGTAATTGTAAGCGGATCCACTACGGTCAATCTGCACCAGCTGGTGGCTACTTTTTATAAGCCAGAGGGGAAGCGGACGAAAATCCTTGCCGATGAATTGAACTTTCCTTCTGATATTTATGCGCTGCAAAGCCAGCTGCGCATCCATGGCTATGACCCCGACTCCCACCTGGTCAGGGTGAAAAGCAAGGACGGAAGGTTTCTGGATGAGGATGACATTATCGAGGCAATGACAGAAGAAATTGCTCTTGTCGTGCTGCCGACTGTTTTATACCGCAGCGGTCAAATCCTTGATATGGAGAGGCTTACTAGAGCGGCTCACGAACGGGGGATCCTGATTGGTTTCGATGGCTGCCATTCCATCGGCGCGATCCCGCATTCCTTCTCAGCTTGGGGAGTCGACTTTGCTTACTGGTGCAATTATAAGCACTTGAATGGCGGTCCAGGTGCTGTAGCAGGACTTTATGTGAATTCGAAGCATTTTGGTGAAAAGCCGGGATTGGCCGGCTGGTTCGGTTCCAGAAAAGACAAGCAATTTGATATGGAGCATATCCTGATGCCTGCTGAGAATGCAGGGGCGTACCAGATTGGGACACCGCATGTGCTTAGTCTGGCGCCTTTACTCGGTTCACTGGAGATGTTCGTTGAGGCTGGTATTCAGAATATCCGTGAAAAATCATTGAGGATTAACCGTTACTTAATGGATTTGATTCTGCATGAGCTTGGCGATGCCGGCTTTAAAATCGGCAGTCCAGTGGAGGATTTCAGGCGAGGCGGACACATTAGTCTGGAGCATGAAGAAGCAGCCAGAATCTGCAAGGCTTTAAAGGAAAAAGGAATCATTCCAGATTTCCGGGCTCCCAACATTGTCCGCCTTGCTCCTGTCGCTCTTTATACTTCGTATACGGATGTGTGGAATGCGGTCCAGATTTTAAAAGAAATCATGAATAATAAATCATACGAGAAGTTTAGCAATGAGCGCGGAGTTGTAGCGTAG
- a CDS encoding spore coat protein yields the protein MASKNYNEYGRPQEYGYHGDKKDHGNHSKKEDGAVVEQDGFQFSEIEQDSEELIWIKKSCNICVQTTDTQAAVSLQVGLQLAIALVVSITVGDTDRGRAMAQEIFQKLDSEQTNKQKIIIYNSKDVNVTTTDTDLAVNIQALLQVLVAVVVKLDVL from the coding sequence ATGGCAAGTAAGAATTATAACGAATATGGCAGACCTCAAGAATACGGGTACCACGGTGATAAAAAAGACCATGGTAACCATTCAAAGAAGGAAGATGGCGCTGTCGTTGAACAGGATGGATTTCAGTTCTCTGAAATCGAGCAGGACTCTGAAGAACTAATTTGGATCAAAAAATCCTGCAATATTTGTGTCCAGACAACTGATACTCAAGCAGCTGTTTCACTGCAAGTAGGTTTGCAATTAGCAATTGCGTTAGTGGTAAGCATTACTGTAGGAGACACTGACCGCGGCCGTGCAATGGCTCAGGAGATTTTCCAGAAGCTTGATTCCGAGCAAACAAACAAGCAGAAGATTATCATTTACAACTCCAAGGATGTCAATGTTACAACAACTGACACTGACTTGGCAGTTAATATCCAGGCTTTGCTGCAAGTTCTTGTGGCTGTAGTAGTGAAGTTAGACGTACTGTAA
- a CDS encoding ABC transporter ATP-binding protein, whose translation MNVIEIKNLTKMYGKARGIENVSFNVKEGEIFGFIGPNGAGKSTTIRTLLSLIYPTSGSATIFGKDIITAAPEIKKDIGYLPSEVFYYDNMKVVDLLKYSASFYKKDCTNRIKELAGIMELDLTKKIDDLSLGNKKKVGIVQGLLHEPKLIILDEPTSGLDPLMQQKFFDLLEKENKKGATILFSSHILSEVQRLCDKVAIIKDGRIVTVEKISTLKENTYKKFKIETNSAIKKDLFRIEGVNQLEQDGRIISFLFRGNINTIMKKIAEIEIANLWVAEPDLEEIFMHYYERGGIGHEYVPS comes from the coding sequence ATGAACGTAATTGAGATTAAGAATCTGACGAAAATGTACGGCAAGGCCAGAGGGATTGAGAATGTTAGTTTTAATGTAAAAGAAGGGGAAATTTTCGGGTTTATCGGGCCGAATGGTGCAGGAAAATCGACGACGATCCGGACACTGCTGTCACTGATTTATCCGACGAGCGGCAGTGCAACCATTTTCGGGAAGGACATTATTACGGCGGCACCGGAAATCAAAAAGGATATCGGCTATTTGCCTTCGGAAGTATTTTATTATGACAATATGAAGGTCGTGGACCTGCTCAAGTACTCGGCAAGCTTTTACAAAAAGGATTGTACCAACCGAATCAAGGAGCTTGCTGGCATTATGGAGCTGGACCTTACGAAGAAAATCGATGATCTTTCGCTAGGAAATAAAAAGAAGGTTGGCATTGTCCAGGGGCTGCTGCACGAACCAAAGCTGATCATTCTCGATGAGCCGACGAGTGGCCTTGATCCGCTCATGCAGCAGAAGTTTTTTGACCTTCTTGAAAAAGAGAATAAGAAAGGCGCCACAATCCTGTTTTCATCCCATATTCTAAGTGAGGTACAGAGGCTGTGTGACAAGGTGGCCATCATAAAGGACGGCCGGATCGTGACTGTAGAAAAAATCAGCACGCTAAAGGAAAATACGTACAAGAAATTCAAAATAGAAACGAACTCAGCTATTAAAAAAGACCTTTTCCGTATCGAAGGTGTGAACCAGCTTGAGCAGGATGGCAGAATAATCAGCTTTCTATTCAGGGGAAACATCAACACCATCATGAAAAAGATCGCGGAAATCGAGATTGCGAACCTCTGGGTTGCGGAGCCTGACCTGGAAGAGATTTTCATGCATTATTATGAAAGGGGAGGAATAGGGCATGAATATGTTCCTTCATGA
- the kynA gene encoding tryptophan 2,3-dioxygenase: MKEEQITSHEIHTDFSKELSYGSYLQLDKILSSQQRLSDHHDEMLFIIIHQASELWMKLILHEVNAAIDCIRKNDLEPSFKMLSRVSRIQEQLIQSWSVLSTLTPAEYMEFRDKLGHSSGFQSYQNRLIEFALGQKQAHVLSVYKHDAELFKTMEDALQERSIYDAAIQALSMRGLPIDDAALNRDWSESYEPNASVEEAWLTVYRNVDQYWDLYELAEKLVDIGSKQQLWRFNHMSTVERIIGHKTGTGGSAGVSYLKKVVDHRFFPELWSLRTKL; the protein is encoded by the coding sequence ATGAAGGAAGAACAGATAACTTCACACGAAATCCATACCGATTTTTCAAAAGAACTGTCCTATGGAAGCTACCTGCAATTGGATAAAATCCTGTCCAGTCAGCAACGGCTTTCTGATCATCACGATGAAATGCTGTTCATCATCATTCATCAGGCAAGCGAGTTGTGGATGAAACTGATTTTACATGAAGTGAATGCGGCGATTGACTGTATCCGGAAAAATGATCTGGAACCGTCTTTCAAGATGCTGTCCAGGGTGTCAAGAATCCAGGAGCAGCTGATCCAGTCATGGAGCGTGCTGTCGACATTGACTCCAGCGGAATACATGGAGTTCCGTGACAAGCTTGGCCATTCATCCGGGTTCCAGTCCTATCAGAACCGCTTGATTGAATTTGCTTTAGGGCAAAAACAGGCACATGTTTTATCTGTTTACAAACACGATGCTGAACTATTTAAAACAATGGAAGACGCACTCCAGGAACGCTCGATCTATGACGCTGCCATTCAAGCGCTGTCAATGCGCGGACTTCCCATCGATGATGCAGCCTTGAACCGTGACTGGTCGGAATCGTACGAACCAAACGCTAGTGTCGAGGAAGCGTGGCTGACTGTCTATCGCAACGTTGATCAGTACTGGGATCTTTACGAACTCGCGGAAAAGCTTGTCGATATCGGCAGCAAGCAGCAGCTCTGGCGCTTTAACCATATGAGCACCGTAGAACGGATCATCGGGCATAAGACCGGTACAGGCGGCTCTGCCGGGGTATCTTATTTGAAAAAGGTGGTCGACCACCGATTTTTCCCTGAGCTGTGGAGCTTGAGGACTAAGCTATAA
- a CDS encoding SET domain-containing protein — MIEIKTSEISDGEFNRGVFATIDIKKGELIHKAPVLSYPNEQHVHIEKTALADYAFEYGINHSAILLGYGMLFNHSYEPNAIYEINFDEHTFDFYAYRDIRAGEEIVINYNGEVDNTDPLWFNEGK; from the coding sequence ATGATTGAAATTAAGACCTCAGAAATAAGCGATGGTGAATTCAACAGAGGAGTTTTCGCCACCATTGATATAAAAAAAGGTGAGCTGATCCATAAGGCACCGGTTCTTTCTTATCCGAACGAACAGCACGTTCACATCGAGAAAACAGCACTGGCGGATTATGCCTTCGAATACGGGATCAACCACTCAGCAATTTTGCTGGGCTATGGAATGCTATTCAACCACTCCTATGAGCCTAACGCAATATATGAAATCAATTTTGACGAACATACTTTTGATTTCTATGCCTATCGCGACATCCGCGCCGGGGAAGAAATTGTCATTAACTATAATGGCGAGGTCGATAATACTGACCCTCTCTGGTTCAACGAAGGAAAATAA